The proteins below come from a single Xiphophorus couchianus chromosome 20, X_couchianus-1.0, whole genome shotgun sequence genomic window:
- the LOC114135725 gene encoding adenosine receptor A1-like: MPTNSDRELLRRVHAERTSDQASVTMTSALPLYIGMEVVIAVSSVIGNVMVVWAVRINRSLRDTTFCFIVSLALADIAVGALVIPLAITISIGLQTHFYSCLLFACTVLVLTQSSILALLAIAIDRYLRVKIPMSYKRVVTPRRAGTAVLLCWLVSIIVGLTPMFGWNNLQFLLKNGTVTTDELVVTCEFETVISMDYMVYFNFFGWVLPPLLLMLAIYVEIFYMIHKQLNKKVTASHTDPRRYFGKELKLAKSLALVLFLFAVSWLPLHILNCITLFLPGYKMSMSLFYVAIILTHGNSAVNPIVYAFRIKKFRTAFQKIWKQYMLCQDPIGRLPQRGSQRGQSRDTRLRQNDDDDDDV, translated from the exons ATGCCCACAAACTCAGACCGGGAACTCCTTCGACGTGTTCACGCTGAGCGCACCTCCGATCAAGCATCTGTGACCATGACTTCGGCTCTGCCTCTCTACATCGGAATGGAGGTGGTGATCGCCGTGTCCTCGGTCATCGGCAACGTGATGGTCGTCTGGGCTGTTCGCATCAACCGGTCTCTGAGAGACACCACGTTCTGCTTCATCGTCTCTTTGGCCTTGGCTGACATTGCGGTCGGGGCTCTTGTCATCCCGCTGGCCATAACCATCAGCATCGGGCTCCAGACACACTTCTACAGCTGCCTGTTGTTCGCCTGCACGGTGCTCGTCCTAACCCAAAGTTCCATCCTTGCACTGCTGGCCATCGCTATTGATCGTTATCTGAGAGTCAAAATACCCATGAG ttaCAAGAGAGTGGTAACCCCTCGGCGAGCTGGGACAGCCGTGCTGTTGTGTTGGCTGGTGTCCATCATAGTGGGCCTCACGCCAATGTTTGGCTGGAATAACCTGCAGTTTCTCCTTAAAAATGGCACCGTGACCACTGACGAGCTTGTGGTGACCTGCGAGTTTGAGACAGTCATCAGCATGGACTACATGGTCTACTTTAACTTCTTTGGCTGGGTCCTGCCGCCTCTTCTGCTCATGCTGGCCATCTATGTGGAGATTTTCTACATGATCCATAAACAGCTCAACAAGAAG GTGACAGCAAGCCACACGGATCCCAGACGATACTTTGGGAAAGAACTTAAATTAGCCAAGTCTCTGGCCCTCGTCCTTTTCCTCTTCGCAGTCAGCTGGCTCCCACTTCACATTCTCAACTGCATCACTCTCTTCCTCCCGGGCTACAAGATGTCGATGTCCCTCTTTTACGTCGCCATCATTCTCACCCATGGCAACTCAGCCGTCAACCCCATCGTCTACGCTTTCCGCATCAAGAAATTCCGCACAGCGTTTCAGAAAATCTGGAAACAGTACATGCTGTGTCAGGACCCCATCGGTCGCCTTCCTCAGCGAGGGAGCCAGAGAGGCCAGAGCCGCGACACGAGGCTCAGGCAgaatgatgatgacgatgacgaTGTTTGA